From the Accumulibacter sp. genome, one window contains:
- the mtnA gene encoding S-methyl-5-thioribose-1-phosphate isomerase gives MQVDGVPLRTIWPVAGARAVDIIDQTVLPHAFRLRRLGRLEDAAEAIRSMQVRGAPLIGVTAAYGLALALDGCTNDETLLAAVQLLAATRPTAVNLHWALARMQSRLLPLPPAARAVAAWSEAAKIADEDVEQCRRIGAHGLQLLLAGRRGEARLEIMTHCNAGWLATVDHGTALAPVYAAFDAGIDIHVWVSETRPRNQGLLTAWELRQHGVPHTVIADNAAGLLLMRGGIDAVIVGADRIAANGDVANKVGTCLKALAARAAGVPFLVAAPGSTIDFASADGAAIPIEERAADELRLLRGCDAAGLPGELRQLPATAAVANPAFDITPAQLVDRIISERGCCAADRLRTLHPEEADG, from the coding sequence ATGCAAGTCGATGGCGTCCCGTTGCGAACGATCTGGCCGGTCGCCGGCGCGCGCGCCGTCGACATCATCGACCAGACGGTGCTGCCGCACGCTTTCCGCCTCCGCCGGCTGGGCCGTCTCGAAGACGCTGCGGAGGCGATCCGCAGCATGCAGGTGCGCGGTGCGCCGCTGATCGGGGTGACCGCCGCCTACGGCCTGGCGCTGGCGCTCGATGGCTGCACCAACGACGAGACACTGCTGGCGGCGGTGCAGCTGCTGGCGGCGACGCGGCCGACGGCCGTCAACCTGCACTGGGCGCTGGCGCGCATGCAGTCCCGCCTGCTGCCGCTGCCGCCGGCTGCGCGGGCTGTCGCCGCCTGGAGCGAGGCGGCGAAGATCGCCGACGAGGACGTCGAACAGTGCCGGCGGATCGGCGCGCATGGCCTGCAACTCCTGCTCGCCGGCCGGCGCGGCGAGGCGCGGCTGGAAATCATGACCCACTGCAACGCCGGCTGGCTGGCGACGGTCGACCACGGCACGGCGCTGGCACCCGTGTACGCCGCCTTCGACGCCGGCATCGACATCCACGTCTGGGTCTCCGAGACGCGGCCGCGCAACCAGGGCCTGCTCACCGCCTGGGAACTGCGCCAGCACGGCGTGCCGCACACCGTCATCGCCGACAACGCCGCCGGGCTGCTGCTCATGCGCGGCGGCATCGACGCGGTGATCGTCGGCGCCGATCGCATCGCTGCCAACGGCGACGTCGCCAACAAGGTCGGCACCTGCCTGAAGGCGCTGGCGGCGCGCGCCGCCGGCGTACCCTTCCTCGTCGCCGCGCCGGGCTCGACGATCGACTTCGCCTCTGCCGACGGCGCTGCGATCCCGATCGAGGAGCGCGCCGCTGACGAGCTGCGGCTGCTGCGTGGCTGCGACGCCGCCGGGCTGCCCGGCGAACTGCGGCAACTGCCGGCGACTGCCGCGGTCGCCAACCCGGCTTTCGACATCACGCCGGCGCAGCTCGTCGACCGCATCATCAGCGAGCGCGGTTGCTGCGCCGCCGATCGCCTGCGCACGCTCCATCCGGAGGAAGCCGATGGCTGA
- a CDS encoding patatin-like phospholipase family protein, giving the protein MTRPNRDEHLFSPGPKRILALDGGGIRGVLTVQILKRIESLLRARAGGDETFRLCDYFDLIGGTSTGAILAAGLATGMSAADLETLYQELGDAIFEPDLLRWGLLRAKFSKAPLEKALKRQFGDIRLGDPTRIRTGLAIMLKRFDTGSPWVVHNNPRGRYFSPRPGGKALANSEFLLWQIVRASTAAPHYFDPEKLVVGRDAAGKDQAGVFVDGGVSPHNNPSLQLLMLAWLRGYALQWPAGADRLLLVSCGTGINETALDPGQKAPAAAEAVIGLASLMDDALALNEQLLQWMSVSPTARVIDREVGDLATDHPGGGLPLLTYLRYNAHLDGDWLRANVRQDYSDADAQTLREMDQPKNMPQLVEIGQAVARKVEEGHFPPVFDLR; this is encoded by the coding sequence ATGACCCGACCCAATCGCGACGAACATCTTTTCAGCCCCGGACCGAAGCGAATCCTGGCCCTCGACGGCGGCGGCATCCGTGGCGTCCTCACCGTCCAGATCCTGAAGCGCATCGAAAGCCTGTTGCGTGCGCGCGCCGGCGGTGACGAAACGTTCCGCCTGTGCGACTACTTCGACCTCATCGGCGGCACGTCGACGGGCGCCATTCTCGCTGCCGGCCTGGCGACCGGCATGTCGGCAGCGGACCTCGAAACCCTCTATCAGGAGCTGGGCGACGCGATCTTCGAACCCGACCTGCTGCGCTGGGGGCTGCTGCGCGCCAAGTTCTCGAAAGCGCCGCTCGAGAAGGCGCTCAAGCGGCAGTTCGGCGACATCAGGCTCGGCGACCCGACGCGCATCCGCACCGGTCTGGCGATCATGCTCAAGCGCTTCGATACCGGCAGCCCGTGGGTCGTGCACAACAACCCGCGCGGCCGCTACTTCAGCCCGCGGCCGGGTGGCAAGGCGCTCGCCAACAGCGAGTTCCTGCTCTGGCAGATCGTTCGCGCGAGCACCGCGGCACCGCATTACTTCGATCCCGAGAAGCTGGTCGTCGGCCGCGATGCCGCCGGCAAGGATCAGGCGGGAGTCTTCGTCGATGGCGGCGTCAGCCCGCACAACAACCCATCGCTGCAGTTGCTGATGCTCGCCTGGCTGCGCGGTTATGCGCTGCAGTGGCCGGCAGGGGCCGACAGGCTGCTGCTCGTCTCCTGTGGTACGGGCATCAACGAGACGGCCCTCGACCCCGGCCAGAAGGCACCCGCAGCGGCCGAGGCGGTGATCGGACTGGCGTCGCTGATGGACGATGCGCTGGCGCTCAACGAGCAGCTGCTGCAGTGGATGTCGGTCAGCCCGACGGCGCGGGTGATCGATCGCGAGGTCGGCGACCTGGCCACCGACCATCCGGGCGGCGGACTGCCATTGCTCACCTACCTGCGCTACAACGCCCATCTCGATGGTGACTGGCTGCGTGCCAACGTCCGGCAGGATTACAGCGATGCCGACGCGCAGACGTTGCGCGAGATGGACCAGCCGAAGAACATGCCGCAGCTGGTCGAGATCGGCCAGGCGGTCGCCCGCAAGGTCGAGGAAGGACATTTTCCACCGGTCTTCGACCTCCGTTAG
- a CDS encoding AMP-binding protein gives MSYSAFVQARDFLQAHRTDYETAYRNFKWPVLNDFNWALDYFDVMAAGNDRPALWVVNEDGSEQKMSFADMSRRSNQVANWLYQQGVRRGDRILMMLGNEVPLWDTMLASIKLGAVLSPATTLLAPDDLRDRIDRGQIRHVIIGHTHADKFSDLPGQYTRVTVGGAVAGWQQLELAYRESTDFLPDGPTKATDPQLLYFTSGTTSKPKLVLHSQQSYPVGHLSTMYWLGLQPGDVHWNISSAGWAKHAWSCFFAPWNAGATIFIYNYARFAAAAILETLVRCSVTTLCAPPTVWRMLIQEDLKKYPVKVRELIGAGEPLNSEVIDQVKEAWGITLRDGFGQTETTAQVGNSPGQVVKLGSMGRPMPGYQVRLVDVDGHVAEEGEICLDLSQRPVGLMIAYDDDPEKTAEVMRDGFYHTGDTASVDADGYITYVGRADDVFKASDYRISPFELESVLIEHDAVAEAAVVPSPDPLRLAVPKAFLTLRAGHEPSRELARDIFVFLRSRLSPYKRVRRIEFGELPKTISGKIRRVELRKGEQDRGAAARGPLEFYEEDFEF, from the coding sequence ATGTCTTATTCGGCCTTCGTGCAGGCCCGCGATTTCCTTCAGGCCCACCGCACCGATTACGAGACGGCGTATCGGAATTTCAAGTGGCCGGTCCTCAACGACTTCAACTGGGCGCTCGACTACTTCGACGTGATGGCTGCCGGCAACGACAGGCCAGCGCTGTGGGTGGTGAACGAGGATGGTTCGGAGCAGAAGATGTCGTTCGCCGACATGTCGCGGCGCTCGAACCAGGTCGCCAACTGGCTGTACCAGCAGGGCGTCCGCCGCGGCGACCGCATCCTGATGATGCTCGGCAACGAGGTGCCGCTGTGGGACACGATGCTGGCGTCGATCAAGCTCGGCGCCGTCCTGTCGCCGGCGACCACCCTGCTCGCCCCGGATGATCTGCGCGACCGCATCGACCGCGGCCAAATCCGGCACGTGATCATCGGCCACACGCACGCCGACAAGTTCAGCGACCTGCCGGGCCAGTACACCCGCGTCACCGTCGGTGGCGCCGTCGCTGGCTGGCAGCAGCTCGAACTGGCCTACAGAGAGTCGACCGACTTCCTGCCCGACGGCCCGACGAAAGCGACCGACCCGCAATTGCTCTACTTCACCTCCGGCACGACGTCGAAACCGAAGCTCGTCCTGCACAGCCAGCAGAGCTACCCGGTCGGACACCTGTCGACGATGTACTGGCTCGGCCTGCAGCCGGGCGACGTGCACTGGAACATCAGCTCGGCCGGCTGGGCGAAGCACGCCTGGAGCTGCTTCTTTGCACCGTGGAACGCCGGCGCGACGATCTTCATCTACAACTATGCCCGCTTTGCCGCCGCGGCGATCCTCGAGACGCTGGTCCGCTGCTCGGTCACGACGCTCTGCGCGCCGCCGACCGTCTGGCGGATGCTGATCCAGGAAGACCTGAAGAAGTACCCGGTGAAGGTGCGCGAACTGATCGGTGCCGGCGAGCCGCTCAACTCGGAAGTCATCGATCAGGTCAAGGAAGCCTGGGGCATCACGCTGCGCGACGGCTTTGGCCAGACCGAAACGACGGCGCAGGTCGGCAATTCACCCGGCCAGGTCGTCAAGCTCGGCTCGATGGGCCGCCCGATGCCCGGCTACCAGGTGCGCCTGGTCGATGTCGACGGGCACGTCGCCGAAGAGGGCGAGATCTGCCTCGATCTTTCGCAGCGCCCGGTCGGGCTGATGATCGCCTACGACGATGATCCGGAAAAGACCGCCGAAGTGATGCGGGACGGGTTTTACCACACCGGTGACACGGCATCGGTCGATGCCGACGGCTACATCACCTACGTTGGCCGCGCCGACGACGTGTTCAAGGCGTCGGACTACCGCATCAGCCCGTTCGAGCTCGAGAGCGTCCTCATCGAGCACGACGCGGTCGCCGAGGCGGCGGTCGTGCCGAGCCCGGATCCGCTGCGGCTGGCGGTGCCGAAAGCCTTCCTGACGCTGCGCGCCGGCCACGAGCCGAGCCGCGAACTGGCGCGCGACATCTTCGTCTTCCTGCGCAGCCGGCTTTCGCCGTACAAGCGCGTGCGGCGGATCGAGTTCGGCGAGCTGCCGAAGACGATCTCGGGCAAGATTCGCCGCGTCGAGCTGCGCAAGGGCGAACAGGACCGGGGTGCCGCTGCACGTGGTCCGCTGGAGTTCTATGAGGAGGACTTCGAGTTCTGA
- a CDS encoding CDP-alcohol phosphatidyltransferase family protein, translating into MTTLYSLKPRFQALLRPAVRHLHAGGVTANQVTVATAAASLLLGAGLALAAAGGALGWFLLLPGWLLLRMALNAIDGLLAREFGQASRLGACLNELADLLADAALYLPFALLPGIPGALAVLVVVLANVAEMAAVLATGNGRRNDGPMGKSDRALVFGVLGLLLGCGVTPGPWLAWVLAIVAVLLVLTVGNRVRHGIAADPRSPQQ; encoded by the coding sequence ATGACCACCCTCTACTCGCTGAAACCGCGCTTCCAGGCGCTGCTGCGCCCGGCGGTACGGCACCTGCACGCCGGCGGCGTCACCGCCAACCAGGTGACGGTCGCTACCGCTGCCGCGTCGCTGCTGCTCGGCGCGGGACTGGCGCTGGCCGCGGCTGGCGGCGCGCTGGGCTGGTTCCTGCTGTTGCCCGGCTGGCTGCTGCTGCGCATGGCGTTGAACGCGATCGACGGCCTGCTGGCGCGCGAGTTCGGCCAGGCTTCGCGGCTCGGTGCCTGTCTGAACGAGCTCGCCGACCTGCTGGCCGACGCCGCACTGTACCTGCCGTTCGCCCTCTTGCCGGGGATACCCGGCGCGCTGGCGGTGCTGGTCGTCGTGCTGGCGAACGTGGCGGAGATGGCGGCCGTTCTGGCCACCGGCAACGGGCGGCGCAACGACGGGCCGATGGGCAAGAGCGATCGCGCGCTGGTCTTCGGTGTACTCGGCCTGCTGCTCGGCTGTGGTGTGACGCCGGGTCCATGGCTCGCCTGGGTGCTGGCGATCGTCGCCGTCCTGCTCGTGCTGACGGTCGGCAACCGGGTCCGCCACGGCATCGCCGCCGACCCGCGCAGCCCGCAGCAGTGA
- a CDS encoding bifunctional alpha/beta hydrolase/class I SAM-dependent methyltransferase: MRPALERQFTTHDGGSLFYRHWPPTLAGRDARALILLHRGHEHSGRLQHVVDGLGLDEFAVFAWDARGHGRSPGARGDSPGFAALVRDLDAFVAHIGETHGIAVGDVALIGQSVGAVIAATWVHDYAPRLRCLVLTAPAFQVRLYVPLARPGLALLRRLFGNFFITSYVKARFLTHDPQRIASYDEDPLITRNISARVLLELADAADRVVADAQAIRVPLQLLISGNDWVVHRQPQERFFERLGSPVRECHLLPGFLHDTLGERERRLPLNAIRAFVERMFAAPPAADSLLHADRSGHTRDEELRLGQPLPPFSPRRLNFAATRLAMRTLGRLGEGIAIGLATGFDSGSSLDHVYRNQARGRLLLGRLIDRGYLDSIGWRGIRIRRSHLLAAIASAAARLRAADQPIRVFDPAAGHGRYLVEAVQALPERPQSLLLRDLDAANVAQARALLDGAGLADVARCETGDAFAEAELAALRPRPNLVTVSGLYELFSDNQLVAASLRGLAQAIERGGYLIYTGQPWHPQIELIARTLTSHRGHQPWIMRRRTQAEIDELVRVAGFSKLAQWIDDWGMFSVSLARRD; encoded by the coding sequence ATGCGCCCGGCGCTGGAAAGACAATTCACCACGCACGACGGCGGCAGCCTGTTCTATCGCCACTGGCCGCCAACGCTGGCAGGCCGCGACGCGCGCGCGCTGATCCTGCTGCATCGCGGCCACGAGCATTCGGGACGCCTGCAGCATGTCGTCGATGGACTCGGCCTCGATGAATTCGCCGTCTTCGCCTGGGATGCGCGCGGCCACGGACGATCGCCCGGTGCGCGTGGCGACAGCCCGGGTTTTGCCGCCCTGGTCCGCGACCTCGACGCCTTCGTCGCGCACATCGGCGAGACGCACGGAATCGCCGTCGGGGACGTCGCGCTGATCGGCCAGAGTGTCGGCGCGGTCATCGCCGCCACCTGGGTGCACGATTACGCACCGCGCCTGCGCTGCCTGGTGCTGACCGCGCCGGCCTTCCAGGTCCGCCTCTACGTGCCGCTGGCACGGCCGGGGCTGGCGCTGCTGCGGCGCCTGTTCGGCAACTTCTTCATCACTTCGTACGTCAAGGCGCGTTTCCTCACCCATGATCCGCAGCGGATCGCTTCCTACGACGAGGATCCGCTGATCACCCGCAACATCTCGGCGCGCGTCCTTCTCGAACTTGCCGACGCCGCCGACCGGGTGGTCGCCGATGCGCAGGCGATCCGCGTGCCGTTGCAGTTGCTGATCTCGGGCAACGACTGGGTGGTCCATCGCCAGCCGCAGGAGCGCTTCTTCGAGCGCCTCGGCTCGCCCGTCCGCGAGTGTCACCTGCTGCCCGGATTCCTGCACGACACCCTCGGCGAGCGCGAGCGCCGGCTGCCACTGAACGCGATCCGCGCCTTCGTCGAGCGGATGTTTGCTGCGCCACCGGCTGCCGATTCGCTGCTGCACGCGGATCGCAGCGGCCACACCCGCGACGAGGAGCTGCGCCTCGGCCAACCGCTGCCCCCATTCTCGCCGCGCCGCCTGAACTTTGCCGCCACTCGCCTGGCGATGCGCACGCTCGGCCGGCTCGGCGAAGGCATCGCCATCGGTCTGGCAACCGGCTTCGATTCCGGCAGCAGCCTCGATCATGTCTACCGCAACCAGGCACGCGGCCGGCTGCTGCTCGGCCGCCTGATCGACCGGGGCTATCTCGACTCGATCGGCTGGCGCGGCATCCGCATCCGCCGCAGCCACCTGCTGGCGGCGATCGCCAGCGCCGCCGCGCGACTGCGCGCCGCCGACCAGCCGATTCGCGTCTTCGACCCCGCCGCCGGCCACGGGCGCTATCTCGTCGAAGCCGTGCAGGCCTTGCCCGAGCGGCCGCAATCGCTCCTCCTGCGCGACCTCGACGCGGCCAACGTGGCGCAGGCGCGGGCGCTGCTCGATGGCGCCGGGCTTGCCGACGTCGCCCGCTGCGAGACCGGCGACGCCTTCGCCGAGGCCGAACTCGCGGCGCTCCGCCCGCGCCCCAACCTGGTGACCGTTTCCGGCCTCTACGAGCTGTTCTCCGACAACCAGCTGGTCGCGGCTTCGCTGCGCGGACTGGCGCAGGCGATCGAGCGCGGCGGCTACCTGATCTACACCGGACAGCCCTGGCATCCGCAGATCGAGCTGATCGCCCGCACGCTGACCAGCCACCGCGGCCACCAGCCGTGGATCATGCGGCGGCGGACGCAGGCGGAGATCGACGAACTGGTGCGCGTCGCCGGCTTCAGCAAGCTGGCGCAGTGGATCGACGACTGGGGCATGTTCAGCGTCTCGCTGGCGCGGCGCGATTGA
- a CDS encoding serine/threonine protein phosphatase, with translation MSPAAAAPARTGAGGAGERRPWRRALAWLLLLGPFFFASYGFATWVSSQRSDVGFIRFDWERHIPLLPWTIVPYWLIDLLYGLSLLLCRTRREVDTHACRLLATQLIAIGCFLLFPLRCTFERGAVDGAFGWLFELLTSFDQPYNQAPSLHIALLVVLLELYLRVVPRAWHFVVHGVALLIGVSVLTTWQHHFFDIPTGLWLGCLAIWLFPDEGGSPLRRARLSRDRQRRRLSLAYAAGALILGGLAALNGGGWLWLLWPAASLAMVALIYLLLDGEAFGKRRDGSIPAALRCLFGPYQIGAWLNQRWWTRRLPSADVVVPTLLLGRLPSAADLQRLPVAAVVDVCAELPCPTPGLAHASVPMLDLLPPDAEQIERALAALQQALATPPVLVCCALGLARSALVVAAWLLRSGQAATAADAVARVRRARPAVVIGTAEIALLSDWHRRRQAAPGGGH, from the coding sequence TTGAGTCCCGCCGCAGCGGCGCCCGCACGTACCGGCGCTGGCGGCGCTGGCGAACGCCGACCGTGGCGACGGGCTCTCGCCTGGCTGCTGCTGCTCGGACCCTTCTTCTTCGCCAGCTACGGCTTCGCCACCTGGGTCAGCAGCCAGCGCAGCGACGTCGGCTTCATCCGTTTCGACTGGGAGCGGCACATCCCGCTGCTGCCGTGGACGATCGTTCCCTACTGGCTGATCGACCTGCTCTACGGCCTCTCGCTTCTGCTCTGCCGGACGCGCCGCGAAGTCGACACGCACGCCTGCCGCCTGCTGGCGACGCAGTTGATCGCCATCGGCTGCTTTCTCCTCTTCCCGCTGCGTTGCACCTTCGAGCGGGGTGCCGTCGATGGCGCCTTCGGCTGGCTGTTCGAGCTGCTGACGAGTTTCGACCAGCCGTACAATCAGGCGCCATCGCTGCACATCGCGCTGCTCGTCGTCCTCCTCGAACTGTACCTGCGCGTCGTCCCGCGTGCCTGGCACTTCGTCGTCCACGGCGTCGCGCTGCTCATCGGCGTCTCGGTGCTGACCACCTGGCAACACCACTTCTTCGACATTCCGACCGGCCTCTGGCTCGGCTGCCTGGCGATCTGGCTGTTTCCGGACGAGGGCGGTTCGCCGCTCCGCCGGGCGCGACTCAGCCGCGATCGCCAACGGCGCCGGCTGTCACTGGCCTACGCGGCCGGGGCGCTCATCCTCGGCGGCCTCGCGGCGCTGAACGGCGGAGGCTGGCTCTGGCTGCTCTGGCCGGCGGCTTCGCTGGCGATGGTGGCGCTGATCTACCTGCTGCTCGATGGTGAGGCCTTCGGCAAGCGTCGGGATGGATCGATCCCCGCTGCCCTGCGCTGCCTGTTCGGTCCCTACCAGATCGGCGCCTGGCTCAACCAGCGCTGGTGGACACGCCGTCTCCCGTCTGCCGACGTCGTCGTACCCACGCTCCTGCTCGGGCGGCTGCCATCGGCGGCCGACCTGCAACGGCTGCCCGTGGCGGCGGTCGTCGATGTCTGCGCCGAACTGCCCTGCCCCACCCCTGGCCTGGCCCATGCCAGCGTGCCGATGCTCGACCTGCTGCCCCCCGACGCGGAGCAGATCGAGCGCGCGCTGGCCGCGCTGCAGCAGGCTCTGGCGACGCCACCGGTTCTCGTCTGCTGCGCGCTCGGACTGGCGCGCAGCGCACTGGTCGTCGCCGCCTGGCTGCTGCGCAGCGGCCAGGCGGCGACGGCAGCCGACGCCGTCGCGCGGGTGCGGCGCGCCCGACCCGCGGTCGTCATCGGCACGGCGGAGATCGCGCTGCTCAGCGACTGGCACCGCCGGCGGCAGGCAGCGCCGGGCGGCGGCCATTGA
- a CDS encoding phosphatidate cytidylyltransferase — MDWHAADLLPQPPDAAWRMAAGIAIVLLLATLVARLLRLRLRLARRQPHALLDNLNQRIDTWWLIAIAVGLALLAGRPGVIVLFALASLAALREFLAGDVAAAIPRALRWSGFAIILPLQYLLLFAAPGPLFASLIPLCVLLVLPGWEWLHAAHDGPPRRLRPLQLGLLLCVYAISHVPALLTLPVDAGDTQRNGWLLVFLLLVVQVGDVLQYLWGKLAGRHQIAPRLSPAKTVEGTVGGILSACALGAWLAPLTPFTTAAAAMISLLLGVLGFVGGLLLSALKRQRGIKDWGTLLPGHGGMLDRLDSLCLSAPVFYYLLR; from the coding sequence ATGGACTGGCACGCCGCCGACCTGCTGCCGCAACCGCCGGACGCGGCCTGGCGAATGGCCGCCGGCATCGCCATCGTGCTGCTGCTGGCGACGCTGGTCGCCCGCCTGCTGCGGCTGCGGCTGCGGCTGGCGCGCCGGCAACCGCATGCGCTGCTCGACAATCTCAATCAGCGCATCGACACCTGGTGGCTAATCGCCATCGCCGTCGGCCTGGCGCTCCTCGCCGGGCGGCCCGGGGTGATCGTTCTCTTCGCGCTGGCCTCGCTGGCGGCGCTGCGCGAGTTCCTTGCCGGCGACGTCGCTGCGGCGATTCCACGCGCCCTGCGCTGGAGCGGCTTCGCCATCATCCTGCCGCTGCAGTACCTGCTGCTCTTCGCCGCGCCCGGCCCGCTGTTCGCCAGCCTGATTCCGCTCTGCGTCCTGCTCGTCCTGCCGGGCTGGGAATGGCTGCACGCCGCGCACGACGGGCCACCGCGACGCCTGCGCCCGCTGCAGCTCGGGCTGCTGCTCTGCGTCTATGCCATCTCGCACGTTCCCGCCCTGCTGACGCTGCCTGTCGACGCGGGTGACACGCAGCGCAATGGCTGGCTACTGGTCTTCCTGCTGCTCGTCGTGCAGGTCGGCGACGTCCTGCAGTACCTCTGGGGGAAACTCGCCGGGCGGCATCAGATCGCTCCCCGCCTGTCGCCAGCGAAGACCGTCGAAGGTACGGTCGGCGGGATTCTCAGCGCCTGCGCCCTCGGCGCCTGGCTGGCGCCACTGACCCCCTTCACCACCGCCGCGGCGGCGATGATCTCGCTGCTGCTCGGCGTGCTCGGCTTTGTCGGCGGCCTGCTGCTCTCGGCGCTGAAACGACAGCGCGGAATCAAGGACTGGGGCACTCTGCTTCCCGGTCACGGCGGCATGCTCGACCGCCTCGACTCGCTCTGCCTGTCGGCGCCGGTGTTCTATTACCTGCTGCGCTGA